Within the Hermetia illucens chromosome 6, iHerIll2.2.curated.20191125, whole genome shotgun sequence genome, the region TGTTTGTCCCTTCACTTTGCCGGCACGAGCCAGGGAACCGTGCACTTTACCACCCAACAATGGAACGGTCACGTCCAATTCGAAGCTGGACAAGCTGCTCACGGTGGCGTCGTCGGCTAACACAATACCAGCATTGTTTAGCACGATGTCTTCGCACTCGAATCCCTTGCGGATGGAGATTTCATTCTGAAATGGAAAGAAAGATTAGTAAATTCAGTAAATTTTTGTACAAGTCTGCGAGAGAGATGGGCTGGTCGTTGTAAGGCGAGCGCATATATTGGAATAGGGTTCGGCGGTTGGAAAGAAGTGTTGCAATCGGGAGTGGTCAACCGGTTGAGGAAGAAATAGTCCCTCGGACTTGATTTTCAGCAAAAACAAGTACTTCCGTTCTTTGGTGAATTTTAAGACACTAGAATGCTTCTAGTATCAACATTTTGATGAGCAAATCTGGATATGAAGTATCTAAAATCGCATCGAAAGTGAAGAACTTCTCAATGAAAGCCGAGGGACGTTGAGTTACGTTTTGAATACCAAACATCGTCCGCGAACAATTGTCAGTTAAGAGGGATGGATCGAGGCTTTTAGAAATTATTCCTAGCCATCACCAGTCCGCACCAGATTTGTACATTCCTCCTTTGGAAGTTGATTCCGTAACCATCCTAATATGCTTCGGCATAAAAATGGTCAGATGCGTCTCGCTTGACTCCGCCTCAAAGCATTTTATCATCCACAGCACTTTCTGATCAAATCAATTAAAGTCGAGGTTGACTGGAGACTTTGCTCACGCTATCATTGCGTGAAATAATGCAATACACAACACAATCCGCCAACCTGGCTATGACAGAGGCAAACGCCGCACCGCCACAACCACTGAACTCCCAATGGTCGCAGTTAACCAACAAAATGCCGCTTTCCCAGTCATGTTTACTCGATCTTACCTTAATATCCTTAATGGTAGCATCCCCCTGGACTTCCAAGGATTCAACTTCATCGAAACCGCGTACAAAGATCTGCATTTTGATTGCTGAAATGacggaagaaaaattgcaaatgtcAAATACACGTGCGAACAAATTAAAGCTCGAATTTTCTAGTAGTAAATGCCACAACGTTCACAAATCGAGTATGAGGATAAAACTCAAAACACGCCCTTTAATAGGACCTTACGTTAAAAGTTAATTAGGACTATTTACggagaaatttacaaaaataatttcaatcacCTCTACACGTTTCTCTGTGTAATTACGAAAAGAAAGATGTCCGGCGGCGAGTCTCGAACACTTGAAGTTTCGAACGAGTCTCGAGATATTTTTCGAAAGTTAATTGCGATGTGAAGTTGGTAGGGGGAAAAAAACAGAAATCGGAACTGCTTTTTATAACTTTTCTCGCTAAAAATAGGCAGAAGTCAGTCCAGACTGTTTCCTAAAACAAGATTAGAACCACGGATGTTATAATTTTACCTAAAAGTTGGTGGAAAACGTAAGCTACTATCATTAATCaaactgaaattcaaaataGGTGAGCGTATATGCTTTTGAATATCGAACAATTTCCGGCTGCACACCCCCACACATGATTCGAATTCTCGCATCAATCTTAGCTAACTTCAGATGCGGATAAAGAAACGTCATACTTTGACATTTCATTTCACGTGTATTTAGCATCTTGTTTTGAAATGATTGAAGACATgagaaatatgaatttttctgtTGTTTACGTTGGATAAATAGTTCATAATTTGTGAAAAATACGCGTTTACGTTATATAGTATATAAATCCACAAGAAGTGACTAGTGATTTTGGGAATTAAGCGCATAAAACCGAGTTTGTAAGTCTTTCCCCCGATTCTATATGATTGCATGAATGAAGCTAAGACAGTTGCAGATATTTGTATTCGAACACCTTCAACTATGGACATCTAGAAGTGCCTTATGTAGTCTCATTTGCCTTATGAAATATTAGAGAAGCCAATATGTGGCTTTGATGTTGAACTTATGTACAAATCCCTTTTAATAGCAAagcgaaattaattttttctgtAAAAAATGTCGCGCCAAATCTCCATTAATCTCTATTAATTGTGGTTTCCTGATAACATTAAGTTCTGTTGGCTTAACGTTAGCACCTGCCGTGTAGTCATAATTTTACGGTCCTCTGCGGACACAGATTGATATGGAGAGCACACTCAGAACCCCACCGTGACCGGCATAGTTAGTGGCATTAGTTTGTACCcaatgcaggctcagcattcataccagtggatacgaGGCGCGGGTGTTGTACAACACAACTCCAAACTCGAGCCTACAAGGAGCTCTGCCAAACCTACAGCCACCATAAAACTCCAacgagggggccaaccgcaaatacccGGGCTAAGAACACATCCCTAACTCTTGACCGtgttcgagataagaatcctccgaagaatttttggctccctatatgaggatggacgattccatagcttcCATAACGAAAAgcctatgagtgataccatggtcatcaggttgtggatgagacatttaatccatatggaaGAGGATGAAATCTATAAGGACATTATCCAtgatagaaaaaggaaacgGGGCAGACTCTGTCTGAGATAGAGCTATGGCTTAGATCAgggcgctagacagcttttagggatatcgaattggtgaatctcgacgcaaaaccgcgttgacgatgatgatgagaacGCTTCCCCATGAATTCTTCTGGGAGATATGCCCTCGGAGCCCCCACAGTTAACCTACGGTAAGGCCTTGTGCTCggagctacttcagatgagtcccgtgCAAACTCGGGGCTGATTACCCTAATAAGCTTAAGAGttttcgcctattgcatcatgACTaacaagtcaatgtgaatacagtGTTTCCTGGTGCCATCACTTAGACGTTCTCCTTTAGCGATTTGGTGTTGACTCAGACGACAAGGTTCTTCCTCTAGGATTTTACTGTGGCCATAGGGCTTcgttgtccagcatccggactcacgtagtctgacggcattgcacgcttcgttctattgtactcttTGCTGAAAGCCTGCCACTATACAATATAGTCATACAACAACCCACACCTTTCggaacgctccttccatgatgccaCTTATAATGgatggaaacatccctgacactaacatcaccaagtcatcggaatacgccactaccttcacccccgccaaatttcatccatcactattaaccagagcaccagagcatccaatactggtcaaggcttccttgatggcgttcgtACTAACGTTTTTGAATGCTCGCTCTATATCCACGAGCGCAGCTAGCGTATACTGTTTGTACTGCAATGACCGCAAAACCGTGTCAGTTACTTCCTGGAGAGCAGTTTCTGTGAATttacctttgaggtaggcatgctgggacttagagaaaggcgctatctccataatcgtccttaagtggatatccaggacgcgccttacaatcttcaacacgaaaaaggTGAGGCtggttggtcgaaagtcctccgCGATCTCATAGCCGCGCCTGCtcgctttcgatatgaaaaccactcgtgtgcGTCTCTAGGATTTTTGGGACGTATCCCCACAAAATACAGCTCCAGTAAATCTCGAAAAGCCATGGCACAACTCTTTCCTGctggacccggagatttatGTGCGGAAAAGATAACCCAACCTATCTTACCCATTTCCAGGGATTTAACAATCTCGCACGggtggggtggccgcaaaccctccataCAAGGCTgtaactcacagtcctcctcgctggcgggaaagtgcgtctgaatcagcagctccaaggtttcaccagaagaatgttccttggacagaatcttactgagcctcggggatttgctggtgctttcgatgttctgaaaataatccaaccaagaccgccaagaggcggccGGCTTGGTACTTCTTCAAGCAGTCTTTTTATAGCTgcaaatatttatgcctgtagcagatgttgaagatttccctggtcagctttctGAGGCTGGAGTGATCTTCATTCCACGACGgtagcagtgtcttcttgctgtatttagcaaggCACAAGTCTTTGAAGGCGATATCGAATGGCTTTTCCAGATCCCCGACCTTTGATTCCACTTCGTCTGCCGTATCAATTTTACCAATTTGCGTACCGgacagtttgttcttaattacttgaccaaactttccccAGTCGATCCCCCTGTGGTTCTGAGACCTCTGCGacaagatctagactgaaaaaaatccaactgtgatctgataaggatctctggtcaggcactctccagttcttcacactaagaatcccattgtcggttaataGGGTAATATCAAGAACCTCCtctaaccgtcacagttctccgagctggagaAATGGAAAGTTTGGTTTTTAGTAATAAAAGTAGTAGTAAAATAACGAAAGAATGACTCCCCTCTTTCGTTTATTTCCGAGCtgtcccaaagcgtatgccttgcattggcgtcgcagcctaccaACATGTTGGCCTTCTTCGTTGCTATGGcgctcgtcaaatgttgtaattcttcttatacacgttctctgcccccgcctgctccagtttgaccacgactaggtcgctggaattcAAGTCCGgatacagaaaagcgtgcagccTCTTCCTCGTGAGGATATATGCTCTAcatctgtcctgatcagcgtctcgtGTGCTGTGAAAGaacttataatatttgctttggagccctttgatggttcgatcGCCTCCGACCCAAGACTCCTGTATTAGGGCGATGTCGATGTTTTCCTttaggaagacaagcagattagccgaggcgcacttcgagtgctgtagATTTaattgcgttaccctcagcatgaccTACTCGCGTAGGGGTTTCGTCGGACCGTCGACCtttatctcctccaacagctcgttggcggcgtcgattggatccaggtcgtcgtccgattctgcagagcggaacactttcacctttgcattcctgactccgaactgcactttatagtctacctttcccagtgcctccaggcattctccgtttatacggagcagaaaaggttggctgtttgtctggggttcctcctccttgatgaccaccaagtcgatatccctaaaagctgtctagcgtcctggcttacaccatcgctccatcttaggcagggtccatCGGATGCGCTTCTTCAAAATCTCAATGATCATTCCCTTTTTCCATTCACTGGAAAAGATTGGAAGAATGTTtgattcccaggatttacgaAGGAATGGAAGTAGCAATTCTGCAGGAATTGCATTAAAAAGTTCCGCTGGAGAACCATGAAAGCCGGTGATTCCACTTCGCTTGAGTGCGTTGATAGCAACGGTAATTTCGGTATCTGCACATTATGGTGTCTTGCTATATCTATCATCCACAAGACCTGGAACTTCATGGAATGCTTATCATTCAAAATCATTGGAAAGGGCTCCTTCTACCTCTGCaactgctcatcatcgtggataaaAAATATATCGTATCGTTCTTTATGATTGGGTTGTTATTTATGTTGTAAGTGTGGAGTTCACTTTTTTTTCTCctttagcttttgtcctgtTCAGTGGCAGAATCGGTTCTTCTGAATCGAATTCCCAATATTTGTCGGTCAGAGGCTTGATCTAGGTGAAGTCGATGAAGTAATTTACCATCTAGCGTAACATGCCACCGTAGTTTAGCCTTTTGGTTTTTGTCCATTGACTCCTATGTGCAGACCGATCTTAGCTAGTGAACGTGATTAGCATAACTATACTATCTAAGGTGCCTCTCTCATAATTgttccacggtcggtgcaatGCGTAAGGCGCTGGAGATTGCAGTGTCCACGGCAAAAACATAGAATATGGTTTCCTGATGAAGACCGACAGACCAGAAAGCGGTTATGATATACTCCGGCTTTACTCATTGAATTGCGTGGGGAGCAATTTAACGCagagcacgagttcttctaaCATTAGATGTTGCCACaatgcataccagatgaattcatgTGGCACGCGACTTCTCTAGATCTAAAAATACAGTATGGAGAGGGTGTGTATCGCGTCAGAAGTTCCACAATTCCTGGCAAACCTGACTTGATCCACGATGATCAATAGTGCTTGCGTGTCTTGTCTTGTCCGTCGCGACTCGTCGATCGGTAGGCAAAGTAACGTCTTTGTGTCCGGCTTTCGACAAGTCGGCTGCCTGGATAACAACGTTCgcattctttgcttcccagttacTATTCTCGTAAATCTGCTTATTTGCCTTCCGTGCTCCTTAAGTGCGGCAAAGCTGCCACCGTTATGAATACAAAGCCTGCATCCATCGTGAATACTAAGCTTGGACTCTATCGAATTCTTCTGCTTCAATATAAATAGGTGCTGCTCTTGTAATCACGGGAAGCATCTGATTCTGTTTCCAAATAGAATCTATAATCAAAATGGGTCGTTAGTTTACGTTTGTATGATAGGTCCTGACGTAAATCCCTCGAACCTTCATTGTCACTTGTTGCCTAAACAGTTCATTATTGTAGATAAATTTAGGGCTCCAGTTTTAAACTGAAAACTAAGAAATAGTTTACCAATTGTAATCCCGAGCATACTAAGTTTCGTACCCAAAAATCTCTTCTCTCTCTGTTTCTAGCACTTTTGACCCCTCAATATCAACCAATCCATATCAGTCATACTGTCGGTGAATGCGTAAGGATACACCTCTTTGGGTATTATCTAAACAAACCTCTTGATATCACCGAAAAGCTTACATATATTATTACATTGTTGAGTACAGTATTTGCTTCTCTTATGAAGCGACTAAAAAACGAGATATCCCGTCCCAAAATGTCCAACGATTATCCTCAAACCAACTcatttcatcaattttccttACAGATAATCCACAATGTCAACGTCTTTAGCAGAACAATTGCGCCGCCTGGCCGCACCCCAAACGTCGATTCTATTCGACAGCAAAAAGCGACCATCGATCCTCTTCGACCCTAAAGAAGCAGCCGAAAAAGATCGCTcgacaatttttgaaattggctACAATGGCCTCATGGAACTCGCCGCCCTGAATCCAGTCTTTTTACAATTCGAGCAGACTCTTTTTGATCGCACCACAATGACCTTCGAACGTTCCGTAGAGAGTCAAGAAGTAAATAAGCAATTGAACCAGACGATAAAACGTTTCTTCTACTGCTTGTCGCCGTATTTCATGCTGCAACCAGCTCACATGTGTCTCGAATGGCTCATTCGTCGCTACCATATCCATCGATTTAATAGGAGCGAACTTCTGCAGCTAATCTTTCCGTATCACGAAACGAAGATGTTTATTCGATGCCTGCAAGTCCTGACATTCAAGAATACCAACGATGACTGGAGTTGGCTGTTGCCCGTTCAAGGTCCTGGGGTGCCACTTTCGCGATCAGCCGTTTTGAATCGAGCCGCATCCGATCCAGcttttttgaaattcatttgtAAGTCGACAGTCGATGCCGTGAAAGAACTCGACACGAAAGCACACACTTTGCAGGCTCAGTTTGCATTCTATTGCACGTCTGTCATTGGCGCTCTTGAGTACGCCTCTGAAATAGCAGAATGGCATGTTTCAACGCTCCTTTCATCTGTCCTAAAGGGGATGAGCTCAAAAGTGCTGGATTTTTGTGCCGCCGCATATATGATTGCAGCTCAACTGGTTGCGAAGACTCAGCTTTCATCTAAATTGCTGCAGGCGCTGATATCGAAAGTGAGTCAAGTGGAACATGCAAGGCTACATCGAGGTGCTCTCTCGCTGCTTATACTGAttttccaaaatcaatccgcgaaTGTGCAGCAACTTTCACTGGATGCATTGAAAAAGCTGATTTCGCATGAATGGATTCCCGCGTCGATTGACACACTCGCGAAACAAGGAGCAGTGGTTAGTTCACTGTGTGAGCCACTTGTCGGCGGGTGCTTGCAGGTAGTTCAGACGAAGGGAGACGACTGGCAAAAGTGTCAATCGtttttggaaaactttcttATGATTGTGCACCTCAAAGGTGGTGAGGCGATTAATTTGATCAGGTCCGTATCatgatttttcattattttgacaATAATTTTACCAGTGTGCCCTGGCCCCCAGATGCGTTCTTGATAACTATCGCAATCAGAAGCATAACGATCATCACCAAGACGATGGAGTCATTGAAATCGACTCAGATGATGAGGATGTTCTGATGGTCGGAGTAGACGTCCAAGGCTGGTATTCTGGAATTCTGCAACGACTGGAAAACCAATACCCGGAGGAATTTGAGTTTGTATTGAAAGAGACAATGCAAGGACGAGAAAATATTTCAGAGTCAAGACGTGAAGTTTTGAAATCAGCTCTAGGTAGGTTTGGAAAGGACAACGCGCAGTCTAATTATATCTTTTTGATGTGATACATGTCTCTTTACAGCTTTCCACTTGAAGTCGCTCTATTCCGAGGACAATGCCGAAATTTACGCAAACCTTTATCATTATCAGGCACGGAATCGGGTCGAAGCGGTCAAGTTTCTGGTAGACAACATTGAGAAGCTTTCACTATCGAAAGACGATGCAGTTCTGAAGGATTGTCTTCTAGATCGATTGAGTGACGACGAACCGAAAGTTTTgctggaaattttgaatttacctACAGCCAGGATGGTCGCTTTGCTTGGATTAGAGACTACTGCTctgaaattaattgaaattctgtATAAAAGGAAGCCTAAGAGCGAGAGATGGACGAAGGTACTGGTCGAAACTGTGAAACATCTTGCGCGCAAGTCAGTCTGGAAAGACGGCCCCGTACACAGGATTATATTAGCCATTGTCCCATTTCTCTTCCCTATGTCGGAACATGAACGTCTGATCCTGAAGGAAGTTGTCGTGAGCGACTTGGCTGACATTCatccattatttaaaaaaattgcaaaccagGCTTTGAAATTAAAGAATATTGAAGAGGTTTGTGCGCGAAATGAAGAGCTCTTGAAGTCTCAGAAAAGATTATTGGAGGTTGAAAATCTTTTGTCAGCGTTCACTGATCCTCGCGACAGTCTTGGctttttgattattattttctCGTACAAGGATCAATCAAATGTGACACTAAGCGTACAATTTGTGCAACATGTCCTGGAGATAAGCAGTAAATATAGATTAGTGACTCTTGGTGAAGGCATGCGATGGTACGGAGCAATCAAAAAGAATGAAATTCCACTTCCGCTTTTCCTTGACTGTCTACAAACTATAGCTGAGAAGGCTGAGATAACTAAATCCCATTCAGAATCAACAACTAATCCTGTGTTCGTGAAGATATTTGAGATTTTACTGATTAAATCTTTCGAAAGTTCACCTGAAAAGGGAAAGAAAGAGTACTCTGGCGCGCTGAGCTCAATTCTAGCCACATCATTCCCCACGCTTACAGAGAAACTCGAGTTTTTGTCCACTTACTTCTTACAAGATTGCGTTGATGAGTCGgagaaaaatcttgaaatacAAATTCGTGCGATTCGTTTGTTTGGAATTGCAGTGAAGAGCGCTGACAACACGACACGACTTACAAACGAGTCTTGTGCGAAAGTTCTGGTCGCTCTCTGTAACAAAACCGAATTTGTTCGGGAATGCGCATTGGAGGCTTTGAAAATGATATATGAGAGCCCATTGACCAGTCTCTATTCCACGTATCCTCAGCTCGTACGGGCGATTCTGGAAAGATCTGATGAGATTATTATGGATCACGAACAGTTTCCACTCATCTTGTTCTCATTAGTGAAAGATAAGAAGATTAAAGATGCGCTCGGCCAACTTATTGACGTTATTGAGAAACCAGCGACCAGTAACACTCTCAAAGCGGAAGTTCTGAATATGCTAATTCATGTGAACGACAATCGCGTATTTAAAAAACTGGTAGGCATCGGCCTGAAGACTTTAGAATATGTTGAGCAACTGGACGAGAACACTCCCATTCTGGATAGAGTACGATCGCGTATTTTGTATTTAATCATAAGAAAGATCGATGGGTTCACGATAAAACTAGTCAACGAAGAGCCGAACGCTTCAATTTTCATccggaaaattttcaaatgccaTCGCGTGAAGTCAAGTCACGACGCTAAACCAGTCTCAATCGCTGTGGCTTTACTAGAAAACTTCGACACAGAACTTTACGACAAACTCACTCCGAAATTGAGATCTGAATTCCTGGAAGAAGTGGTTACGGCGCTTACTTTCAACGAAGACGCTGCACTAGTTTCTGCTGGCAATAAGTTTGTGAAACGCATCACGCTGAACACTGACTTCATCGGGCCCATTCTGAAGGGTATGCAGAAGGCTTGCAGCTCAACGTCACCGGAAAAAACCAAACGAAATAAGCCGGTCGCACACAACCCCGAGGTTTTCAATAATCCACAATGGAAAAAGGGGATAACTTTGCTGGAACTCatacaaaacaaaaagaaaatggcTGGACACAAATCCATCATTGTTCCGCTGGCAGAGATCCTTGAACAATGTTTGAAATTCGAGGAACAGTCCAACTTCGAGTACGCCAAACAACTCGTTCTTTCTGCTTTACTTCAATGCCTGCAAGATCCGACTGTTTGTTCGAATCTAAAGGGGGAGGTGCTTCGTGTAAATCTGGTCGTTCAATGTATCCGAGACACACAGAACCCCCAAACCCATCATCACGCCCTGCTACTCCTCGCCAAATGTGCCACGCTATTTCCATCACAAGTGCTGGATAATATCATGGTTATTTTCACATTCATGGGATCATCTGTAGTCCGTCATGACGATGCGTTCAGTTTCCAGATAATCACACGAATCATTGAATCAATCGTGCCAACCTTGGCAGGAATAGACTCCGATCAGGATCGTGACAAACGAGTCATACACTTACTAAGGGAGTTCTCTGTTATCGCGCTTGATGTGCCAGAGCATCGCAGGCTTCCGTTATATACGAAATTAATACGGACGTTAGGGCCAGAAAAACATCTTTGGATCTTCCTTTGTCTTCTCATGGTAAAGCACGTAACGCATGATGACAAGAGTAAAACTCCACAGCCCCATCGGTTCTCTAAAGGTGACGTTCCCAAGAGAGTTGAATTCGCGCTATCATTGATCAAGGACTTTGATGTAAAAGTAGGCTTAGACACTTGCATGGCCTTATTCGATTATATCTGCAAGCTACCAACGGACACCGATGAAGCCATGGAAACTGATGATGACGAAACTGTCCTGCTCGATATGAAAACATGCAAACCAAAAGAACTGCGACATTTCAAATATGTTCTCGTTCAGATAATGAGTGCTTTCACATCATCGACCGAATTCCTCAATCAAATCGCAGCCTTGAGTGGCGAGGAGACAAAAGCAATGAAACCATACTACCAAGAGTTCATCATCAAAATCCTGTGCTATGTTCCTCGAGTTACAGGAGCAATGGAACAAAATTCAGATACGAATCAgctccaatattggaaagttaTGCTGCATCACTGTTACGATGTATTGGAAAACGCCATCTCCCTCCTCTCCCCTGAGATGTTGCTAATCGTGGTCCAAGGCCTCATGCAGCACAGGCTCCTAAGTGTTCGAAAGAAAGTCATTGAAA harbors:
- the LOC119659035 gene encoding uncharacterized protein LOC119659035, whose protein sequence is MQIFVRGFDEVESLEVQGDATIKDIKNEISIRKGFECEDIVLNNAGIVLADDATVSSLSSFELDVTVPLLGGKVHGSLARAGKVKGQTPKVEKQEKKKKKTGRAKRRIQYNRRFVNVVQAFGRRRGPNANSA
- the LOC119659034 gene encoding HEAT repeat-containing protein 1 homolog translates to MSTSLAEQLRRLAAPQTSILFDSKKRPSILFDPKEAAEKDRSTIFEIGYNGLMELAALNPVFLQFEQTLFDRTTMTFERSVESQEVNKQLNQTIKRFFYCLSPYFMLQPAHMCLEWLIRRYHIHRFNRSELLQLIFPYHETKMFIRCLQVLTFKNTNDDWSWLLPVQGPGVPLSRSAVLNRAASDPAFLKFICKSTVDAVKELDTKAHTLQAQFAFYCTSVIGALEYASEIAEWHVSTLLSSVLKGMSSKVLDFCAAAYMIAAQLVAKTQLSSKLLQALISKVSQVEHARLHRGALSLLILIFQNQSANVQQLSLDALKKLISHEWIPASIDTLAKQGAVVSSLCEPLVGGCLQVVQTKGDDWQKCQSFLENFLMIVHLKGGEAINLIRCVLDNYRNQKHNDHHQDDGVIEIDSDDEDVLMVGVDVQGWYSGILQRLENQYPEEFEFVLKETMQGRENISESRREVLKSALAFHLKSLYSEDNAEIYANLYHYQARNRVEAVKFLVDNIEKLSLSKDDAVLKDCLLDRLSDDEPKVLLEILNLPTARMVALLGLETTALKLIEILYKRKPKSERWTKVLVETVKHLARKSVWKDGPVHRIILAIVPFLFPMSEHERLILKEVVVSDLADIHPLFKKIANQALKLKNIEEVCARNEELLKSQKRLLEVENLLSAFTDPRDSLGFLIIIFSYKDQSNVTLSVQFVQHVLEISSKYRLVTLGEGMRWYGAIKKNEIPLPLFLDCLQTIAEKAEITKSHSESTTNPVFVKIFEILLIKSFESSPEKGKKEYSGALSSILATSFPTLTEKLEFLSTYFLQDCVDESEKNLEIQIRAIRLFGIAVKSADNTTRLTNESCAKVLVALCNKTEFVRECALEALKMIYESPLTSLYSTYPQLVRAILERSDEIIMDHEQFPLILFSLVKDKKIKDALGQLIDVIEKPATSNTLKAEVLNMLIHVNDNRVFKKLVGIGLKTLEYVEQLDENTPILDRVRSRILYLIIRKIDGFTIKLVNEEPNASIFIRKIFKCHRVKSSHDAKPVSIAVALLENFDTELYDKLTPKLRSEFLEEVVTALTFNEDAALVSAGNKFVKRITLNTDFIGPILKGMQKACSSTSPEKTKRNKPVAHNPEVFNNPQWKKGITLLELIQNKKKMAGHKSIIVPLAEILEQCLKFEEQSNFEYAKQLVLSALLQCLQDPTVCSNLKGEVLRVNLVVQCIRDTQNPQTHHHALLLLAKCATLFPSQVLDNIMVIFTFMGSSVVRHDDAFSFQIITRIIESIVPTLAGIDSDQDRDKRVIHLLREFSVIALDVPEHRRLPLYTKLIRTLGPEKHLWIFLCLLMVKHVTHDDKSKTPQPHRFSKGDVPKRVEFALSLIKDFDVKVGLDTCMALFDYICKLPTDTDEAMETDDDETVLLDMKTCKPKELRHFKYVLVQIMSAFTSSTEFLNQIAALSGEETKAMKPYYQEFIIKILCYVPRVTGAMEQNSDTNQLQYWKVMLHHCYDVLENAISLLSPEMLLIVVQGLMQHRLLSVRKKVIEILIAKLQYKTDFFINCNDEHLINLLQSLNDFLETIFNKDQSAPNDMLYIQQSALIAIKLLSRFLAEKHTDVFKEILIKLTKILKKHDSVPRIVLAAVLLATTEICSNLKAHAISHLSKFMPYIIEVLQEQADILAEQPCDNISIAIVTSVQKLFDTLPLFLGPYMVDILSALVTVWVRLEKYPNEPRTNIIITKLTAIWGKIAGTIPLRVIIPACEKTYTKLTDAQQYVEIKYLMKLLNECFANASSDDIQSLQVDVADFYISVLDFRVKNAKIVGEENVQNTEESILDSFVSLVLKLSESSFRPLYQKVYDWAMRKNEEKDRVITYFVLSAKIAEALKSLFVLFASDIIKDAAELLDQCNSSKTESDLYFPGSNQKNKLLIKNILKTLHKIFLHDSKDFINEHRFDILMQPLVDQLQNPLIIEDESLTGSLQSCLSQLALVTHNDTLWKRLNYQILLKTRNNNPEIRIAAINCCVQMAQKLGEQFIPLLPETVPFIAELFEDEVERVEKSCRRGTQEMEKSLGISLQEYF